The Meleagris gallopavo isolate NT-WF06-2002-E0010 breed Aviagen turkey brand Nicholas breeding stock chromosome 10, Turkey_5.1, whole genome shotgun sequence genome contains a region encoding:
- the LOC100541519 gene encoding metal-response element-binding transcription factor 2-like — translation MTREWQMFNVFSELSKRDSTAVGNSLVHKRSPLRRSHKASASSPKLSLRDGQKAKKPLCKFEEGQDVLARWSDGLFYLGTIKKINKLKQNCFIIFEDSSKSWVLWKDIQTGATESGEMVCTICQEEYSEAPNEMVICDKCGQGYHQLCHTPNIDSSVIDSDDKWLCRQCVFATTTKRGGALKKGPNAKALQVMKQTLPYNATDLEWDAGHKTNVQQCYCYCGGPGDWYLKMLQCCKCKQWFHEACVQCLQKPMLFGDRFYTFICSVCSSGPEYLKRLPLRWVDIAHLCLYNLSVIHKKKYFDSELELMAYINENWDRLHPGEVSSWNGLSSSLFTVHVLGTSELFYVGILNLLP, via the exons ATGACTAGAGAATGGCAAATGTTCAATGTGTTTTCAGAACTGTCCAAAAG AGACTCTACAGCGGTGGGTAATTCACTGGTCCATAAGCGGTCTCCTTTACGTCGAAGTCATAAGGCATCAGCATCCTCACCCAAACTGTCGTTACGTGATGGACAGAAAGCCAAAAAGCCACTGTGTAAATTTGAAGAAGGTCAGGATGTCCTAGCTAGATGGTCAGATGGCTTGTTTTATCTTGGAACTATCAAAAAG AtaaacaaactgaaacagaacTGCTTCATTATATTTGAGGACAGTTCCAAGTCTTGGGTTCTCTGGAAGGACATACAAACAG GAGCCACTGAAAGTGGGGAAATGGTCTGTACAATATGTCAGGAGGAGTATTCAGAAGCACCAAATGAAATGGTTATATGTGATAAATGTGGGCAAG GTTATCATCAGCTGTGTCACACACCAAATATTGATTCCAGCGTGATAGATTCAGATGATAAATGGCTCTGTCGACAGTGTGTTTTTGCGACAACGACGAAG AGGGGTGGTGCGCTTAAGAAAGGACCAAATGCCAAAGCACTGCAAGTCATGAAACAGACTTTACCATATAATGCAACAGACCTTGAGTGGGATGCGGGTCATAAAACCAATGTCCAGCAGTGTTACTGCTATTGTGGAGGACCTGGAGA CTGGTATCTAAAGATGTTGCAGTGCTGCAAATGTAAGCAGTGGTTCCATGAGGCTTGTGTGCAGTGCCTCCAAAAGCCAATGCTTTTTGGTGACAG GTTTTATACATTCATTTGCTCAGTTTGCAGTTCTGGACCAGAATACCTCAAACGTTTACCCTTGAGATG GGTAGATATAGCACATCTATGCCTTTACAACCTAAGTGTTATTCataagaagaaatactttgaTTCGGAGCTTGAACTCATGGCATACATAAATGAGAACTGGGATAGATTACATCCTGGTGAAGTAAGTAGTTGGAATGGTCTTTCTTCCTCACTTTTCACTGTGCATGTGTTGGGGACCTCTGAACTGTTTTATGTAGGAATATTAAATTTATTACCTTAA
- the LOC104912362 gene encoding metal-response element-binding transcription factor 2-like isoform X2 — protein sequence MFMSGKEIKKKKHLFGLRIRVPPVPPNAALKAEKEPEGTSHEFKIKGRKSSKPIPDVRELSNGIERKGKKKSVGRPPGPYTRKMIHKTPESSPLDTEPVPVIETPALELPCSVGKSDGTAHSSNTSDVESTGAASIKETTSSSISRHYSLSDSRKRTRTGRTWPAAIPHLRRRGRFPRKALQTQNSEIVKDDESKEDYQYDELNTEILNNLADQELQLNHLKNSITSYFGAAGRIACGEKYRVLARRVTLDGKVQYLVEWEGATAS from the exons AT GTTTatgtctggaaaagaaataaagaaaaagaagcatttgtttGGCTTGAGAATTCGTGTTCCTCCTGTGCCACCAAATGCTGCTTTAAAGGCTGAGAAAGAACCAGAAGGAACTTCTCATGAGTTCAAAATTAAAGGCAGAAAATCATCTAAACCAATCCCTGATGTGAG GGAATTAAGTAATGGTatagaaagaaaggggaaaaaaaaatcagtaggtCGTCCACCTGGTCCCTATACAAGAAAAATGATTCACAAAACTCCAGAGTCGTCTCCTCTG gATACTGAACCAGTTCCAGTGATAGAGACCCCAGCATTGGAATTACCCTGCTCTGTTGg GAAATCCGATGGAACTGCACATTCATCCAATACCTCAGATGTGGAATCCACAGGTGCTGCCAGTATAAAAGAAACTACCTCATCTAGCATATCCAGACATTATAG tttATCTGATTCAAGAAAAAGGACTCGTACAGGAAGAACTTGGCCTGCTGCAATACCACATTTGAGAAGAAGAGGTCGCTTTCCACGAAAAGCTCTCCAGACTCAAAATTCAGAAATTGTAAAAGATGACGAGAGCAAGGAAGATTACCAGTATGATGAACTCAATACGGAGATACTTAACAATTTAGCAGATCAGGAGTTACAGCTCAATCATCTAAAGAACTCTATTACTAGTTATTTTGGTGCAGCAGGTAGAATAGCTTGTGGTGAAAAATACCGTGTTTTGGCTCGTCGGGTGACACTTGATGGAAAGGTGCAGTATCTTGTGGAGTGGGAAGGAGCAACTGCATCCTGA
- the LOC104912362 gene encoding metal-response element-binding transcription factor 2-like isoform X1 translates to MFMSGKEIKKKKHLFGLRIRVPPVPPNAALKAEKEPEGTSHEFKIKGRKSSKPIPDVRELSNGIERKGKKKSVGRPPGPYTRKMIHKTPESSPLDTEPVPVIETPALELPCSVGKSDGTAHSSNTSDVESTGAASIKETTSSSISRHYSSLSDSRKRTRTGRTWPAAIPHLRRRGRFPRKALQTQNSEIVKDDESKEDYQYDELNTEILNNLADQELQLNHLKNSITSYFGAAGRIACGEKYRVLARRVTLDGKVQYLVEWEGATAS, encoded by the exons AT GTTTatgtctggaaaagaaataaagaaaaagaagcatttgtttGGCTTGAGAATTCGTGTTCCTCCTGTGCCACCAAATGCTGCTTTAAAGGCTGAGAAAGAACCAGAAGGAACTTCTCATGAGTTCAAAATTAAAGGCAGAAAATCATCTAAACCAATCCCTGATGTGAG GGAATTAAGTAATGGTatagaaagaaaggggaaaaaaaaatcagtaggtCGTCCACCTGGTCCCTATACAAGAAAAATGATTCACAAAACTCCAGAGTCGTCTCCTCTG gATACTGAACCAGTTCCAGTGATAGAGACCCCAGCATTGGAATTACCCTGCTCTGTTGg GAAATCCGATGGAACTGCACATTCATCCAATACCTCAGATGTGGAATCCACAGGTGCTGCCAGTATAAAAGAAACTACCTCATCTAGCATATCCAGACATTATAG tagtttATCTGATTCAAGAAAAAGGACTCGTACAGGAAGAACTTGGCCTGCTGCAATACCACATTTGAGAAGAAGAGGTCGCTTTCCACGAAAAGCTCTCCAGACTCAAAATTCAGAAATTGTAAAAGATGACGAGAGCAAGGAAGATTACCAGTATGATGAACTCAATACGGAGATACTTAACAATTTAGCAGATCAGGAGTTACAGCTCAATCATCTAAAGAACTCTATTACTAGTTATTTTGGTGCAGCAGGTAGAATAGCTTGTGGTGAAAAATACCGTGTTTTGGCTCGTCGGGTGACACTTGATGGAAAGGTGCAGTATCTTGTGGAGTGGGAAGGAGCAACTGCATCCTGA
- the TMED5 gene encoding transmembrane emp24 domain-containing protein 5 encodes MDVATSVVKAAQLLLSLKHSAFSNVNSLFFSQVLDGAGLDVDFHLLSPKGETLVFDERKSDGVHTVETEEGDYMFCFDNTFSTISEKVIFFELILDNMGEEGQDQEDWKKYVTGTDLLDMKLEDILESINSVKARLSKSVQIQTLLRAFEARDRNIQESNFDRVNFWSMVNLGVMVVVSAVQVYMLKSLFEDKRKSRT; translated from the exons ATGGATGTAGCCACGTCAGTGGttaaagcagcacagcttt TGCTTTCCCTAAAGCATTCAGCATTCAGCAACGtgaacagtttgtttttttcacaggTTCTAGATGGAGCAGGATTAGATGTTGATTTTCATCTACTTTCTCCAAAAGGTGAAACTTTAGTTTttgatgaaagaaaatcagatggAGTTCATAC GGTGGAGACAGAAGAGGGGGATTACATGTTCTGCTTTGACAATACATTCAGTACCATTTCTGAAAAGGTGATTTTCTTTGAACTGATCCTGGACAATATGGGGGAAGAAGGACAAGATCAAGAGGACTGGAAGAAGTATGTTACAGGCACAGATCTTCTAGATATGAAACTAGAAGACATTCTG GAATCCATCAACAGTGTCAAAGCCAGATTGAGCAAAAGTGTCCAGATTCAGACCCTGCTCAGAGCATTTGAAGCTCGTGACCGAAATATACAAGAAAGCAACTTTGACAGAGTGAATTTCTGGTCCATGGTCAACTTGGGAGTAATGGTGGTGGTATCAGCTGTTCAGGTTTACATGTTGAAGAGTCTCTTTGAAGATAAGAGGAAAAGTAGAACTTAA